One window of the Gordonia westfalica genome contains the following:
- a CDS encoding alpha/beta hydrolase family protein has protein sequence MIDWETERARLGLFAGVLPRAIGSSLAARRGNPETGIPPAGCGPRQVGETAIDELFIAVNSVIRDIPPLESVEGMVARCADVADEFVRLGPAGVHRDPDAPHLLSRDRKIFGTTAFDHIDFSVDATLPASVASLDPYADGISSVRVMTKRKTGARWLIWVHGAAQGRPDDLYAFRAAHLHKKLGYDVAFPVLPAHGARRVTKVAYPGFDPLVNTLITIRAVAEIRSLITWIESHDPAEISIAGTSLGGPIAALVASMDPRVAAVLAVVPMLDMHATLAHHMSRGGPKGEHLASLMRDDSVRRVASVISPLSVQPIAPPDRRMVVAALNDRVTWVSAAQQLHEHWGGRIHWYPGSHVGHAISTGIRHATDGFLSEPIRPAGPAEEDKRAVF, from the coding sequence TTGATCGACTGGGAGACCGAACGAGCACGGCTGGGACTGTTCGCGGGCGTACTGCCCCGCGCGATCGGCAGCTCGCTGGCCGCACGACGAGGGAACCCGGAGACGGGTATCCCACCGGCCGGATGCGGACCGCGCCAGGTCGGCGAGACCGCGATCGACGAGCTGTTCATCGCCGTCAACTCGGTGATCCGGGACATCCCGCCTCTCGAGTCGGTCGAGGGCATGGTCGCGCGATGCGCGGACGTGGCCGACGAGTTCGTGCGGCTGGGACCCGCGGGAGTCCATCGCGATCCCGATGCGCCCCACCTCCTGTCGCGCGACCGCAAGATCTTCGGCACCACGGCGTTCGACCACATCGACTTCTCCGTCGACGCCACACTGCCGGCTTCGGTCGCGTCGCTGGACCCGTACGCCGACGGCATCTCGTCGGTCCGGGTGATGACGAAGCGCAAGACCGGTGCCCGCTGGCTGATCTGGGTGCACGGCGCGGCACAGGGGCGGCCGGACGATCTCTACGCGTTCCGCGCGGCGCACCTGCACAAGAAGCTCGGCTACGACGTCGCCTTCCCGGTGCTGCCGGCGCACGGCGCCCGACGGGTGACGAAGGTGGCCTACCCGGGCTTCGACCCGCTCGTGAACACCCTCATCACCATCCGGGCCGTTGCCGAGATCCGGTCGCTGATCACCTGGATCGAATCCCACGACCCCGCCGAGATCTCCATCGCCGGAACATCTCTGGGCGGGCCGATCGCGGCGCTGGTCGCCTCGATGGACCCGCGGGTCGCCGCGGTCCTCGCGGTGGTGCCCATGCTGGACATGCACGCGACGCTCGCCCACCACATGTCCCGCGGCGGACCCAAGGGTGAGCACCTCGCATCGTTGATGCGCGACGACTCGGTGCGCCGGGTCGCGAGCGTCATCAGCCCGCTGTCGGTACAGCCGATCGCGCCGCCCGACCGCCGGATGGTGGTCGCGGCGCTCAACGACCGCGTGACCTGGGTATCCGCTGCGCAGCAACTCCACGAGCACTGGGGTGGGCGTATCCACTGGTACCCCGGAAGCCATGTGGGGCACGCCATCTCGACCGGAATCCGGCACGCGACGGACGGCTTCCTCAGTGAACCGATACGACCCGCGGGCCCGGCGGAAGAAGACAAGCGCGCCGTGTTCTGA